A stretch of Lacipirellulaceae bacterium DNA encodes these proteins:
- a CDS encoding sugar porter family MFS transporter, translated as MALSTKLIFSAVVAALGGFLFGFDTVVISGAEQKFQSLWDLNDSLHGWAMSSALWGTVVGALLGSVPADRFGRKATLIWVGLFFLVSAVWSGLATDVYCFMIARFVGGLGVGVSTVAAPLYIAEIAPAEKRGFLTGLFQFNIVFGILGAFLSNSLLEGTSEDDWRWMLGIEGFPAVIYTIAALFIPESPRWLIGIQSRRNDGQAVLAEIAPEASDEEITSMADAIEAASKAEVKATGGATFPKQLRVPILLAFLVAFFNQLSGINAILYFAPRILGMAGLSDPRMGQVGIGLVNLVFTMAGLWMIDRAGRRTLLIIGSLGYIASLAIVSATFFVNEPALNVAGDALALKNAEETLQHAESEGTTGEVFTSSRRKSEDARATFLKSIARDDYQGERIGLNPSASSEDIIAAADQAAGEATELVGDGSIIVLLGIFAFIASHAIGQGAVIWVLISEVFPNEHRAIGNSIGSGTHWVFAALITLFFPTLVSYFAPGYVFAFFCFMMVMQLVWVLTSVPETKGVPLEQVERSLGISQLIAP; from the coding sequence ATGGCACTCTCTACGAAACTAATATTCAGCGCTGTCGTTGCTGCACTCGGTGGTTTTCTCTTTGGATTTGACACGGTTGTTATTTCCGGAGCGGAACAGAAATTCCAGTCGCTCTGGGACCTCAACGACAGTCTTCACGGCTGGGCAATGAGCTCGGCGCTATGGGGTACTGTCGTGGGCGCTCTGTTGGGCAGTGTTCCAGCAGATCGCTTCGGTCGCAAAGCGACCTTAATTTGGGTTGGCTTGTTCTTTCTTGTTTCCGCCGTTTGGTCTGGGTTGGCAACGGATGTGTATTGCTTCATGATCGCTCGCTTTGTTGGCGGCCTCGGGGTAGGAGTATCAACAGTTGCAGCGCCGCTGTACATTGCTGAGATCGCACCAGCCGAGAAACGTGGGTTTCTCACCGGTCTTTTCCAGTTCAACATCGTCTTTGGAATTCTCGGTGCTTTCCTTTCCAATTCCCTGCTCGAGGGGACGAGCGAGGATGATTGGCGATGGATGCTCGGCATCGAGGGATTTCCGGCGGTGATCTACACGATCGCTGCCCTCTTCATTCCCGAGAGTCCGCGTTGGCTGATCGGCATTCAAAGTCGACGCAATGACGGCCAAGCGGTACTTGCGGAGATAGCACCAGAAGCATCCGACGAAGAAATCACGAGTATGGCGGACGCGATTGAGGCCGCGTCAAAGGCCGAAGTTAAAGCGACCGGTGGAGCCACATTCCCCAAACAATTGAGGGTTCCTATTCTATTGGCGTTCCTCGTGGCATTTTTCAACCAGCTTTCTGGGATTAATGCCATTCTCTACTTCGCGCCACGGATCCTTGGAATGGCGGGGCTAAGCGATCCGCGCATGGGACAGGTAGGCATCGGACTGGTGAATCTTGTCTTCACAATGGCTGGACTGTGGATGATCGACCGCGCTGGTCGCCGTACTTTGCTAATCATTGGATCGCTTGGATATATCGCATCACTAGCGATTGTTTCGGCTACGTTTTTTGTCAACGAACCCGCCCTCAACGTCGCAGGAGACGCCTTAGCGCTCAAAAACGCTGAGGAAACATTGCAGCATGCCGAGTCTGAGGGAACAACAGGGGAAGTCTTTACATCCAGCAGGAGAAAGTCGGAAGACGCTCGGGCAACCTTCTTGAAATCGATAGCCCGAGATGATTATCAAGGCGAGCGAATAGGACTCAACCCTTCTGCCTCCAGCGAGGATATCATTGCGGCAGCGGATCAAGCAGCAGGCGAAGCCACAGAGCTCGTTGGCGACGGAAGCATAATTGTATTGCTGGGCATTTTTGCGTTTATCGCATCGCACGCGATTGGGCAGGGCGCTGTGATATGGGTACTGATCTCCGAAGTCTTCCCCAACGAACACCGCGCCATTGGCAATTCGATTGGTAGTGGCACCCATTGGGTCTTTGCAGCACTGATAACGCTTTTCTTTCCTACGTTGGTTAGCTACTTTGCTCCCGGGTATGTTTTTGCCTTTTTCTGTTTCATGATGGTAATGCAGCTCGTCTGGGTGCTCACTTCCGTCCCCGAGACAAAGGGCGTTCCACTTGAGCAAGTCGAGCGAAGTTTGGGAATCTCACAACTTATTGCCCCGTAG
- a CDS encoding carbohydrate kinase, giving the protein MAQLPIIVGIGETLWDCFPDRQCLGGAPLNFACSAAELAQSSAQVSLVSAVGTDELGREALAKCASYGVDVRHVTNLQRPTGQVFIEVDANGVPSYRFKDHASWDHLPWTSDLENLAKQCDAVCFGSLGQRSEVSRQSIQLFVSSAPKTTLRVFDINLRSPFIDFQVIDQSLLLANVLKLNDEELRILAQRYDLTGSEATLLSAVSARFQLHTIALTRGVNGSMLWSHETVSESSGTSVKVVDTVGAGDAFTAALVLGLLSKETLHMINNHTSQVAAYACSQPGATMAFPTDLRVSASR; this is encoded by the coding sequence ATGGCTCAACTTCCCATCATTGTAGGAATTGGAGAAACACTTTGGGATTGTTTTCCTGATCGACAATGCCTAGGTGGTGCACCGTTGAACTTTGCTTGCAGTGCGGCGGAATTGGCCCAGTCTTCAGCACAAGTTTCCCTTGTAAGCGCTGTGGGTACTGATGAACTGGGGCGTGAAGCGCTTGCCAAGTGCGCTTCCTACGGTGTTGATGTTCGTCACGTCACAAATTTGCAGCGTCCCACAGGACAGGTTTTCATTGAGGTGGACGCGAATGGCGTGCCGTCCTATCGCTTCAAAGATCACGCCTCTTGGGACCACCTACCCTGGACTAGCGATTTGGAGAACCTCGCTAAGCAGTGCGATGCAGTTTGCTTCGGAAGCCTTGGGCAGCGGAGTGAGGTTTCGCGGCAGTCCATCCAGCTATTTGTCAGCAGCGCACCCAAGACAACGCTCCGCGTTTTCGACATTAACTTGCGATCGCCATTTATTGACTTCCAGGTGATCGACCAGTCGCTGCTACTAGCCAATGTCTTAAAACTAAATGACGAAGAATTACGCATTCTTGCTCAGCGATACGATTTGACTGGCAGTGAAGCAACATTGCTTTCAGCAGTATCGGCTCGATTCCAACTGCACACGATAGCTCTTACAAGAGGAGTCAACGGATCGATGTTGTGGTCGCACGAGACGGTTTCGGAAAGCTCCGGCACATCTGTCAAGGTCGTTGATACGGTCGGGGCTGGCGACGCGTTCACTGCTGCACTTGTGTTGGGCCTGTTGAGCAAGGAGACGCTTCACATGATCAACAACCATACAAGCCAGGTGGCTGCCTACGCATGTTCTCAGCCCGGAGCAACGATGGCGTTTCCAACTGATCTGCGCGTGAGTGCGAGTCGATGA
- a CDS encoding carbohydrate-binding protein, whose translation MKKAKSTLRRQLRYEPLEQRQLLTTFYVDDVATNGAGTFASPFNTIQAGANAAHAGDAVLIRGGTYRETVSVPSSGTSAAPITFRVYNDEEVVISGGDSIGGWTLAPTVGPDVWVANAPWNTNGNTDANTFFVDGDMKYEARLFAENDFLDRHDWGQHSRSDFASDFSSITLSHLAGYGDDYWNGATLNFVQQSVEIVDYQSATGKFTFANSLNPSAKNDWYFHYINDTLKVLDKPGEWHKQGSSLYYKAAPGENPNNLETELKSRPFAFQLGGRSHITLEGLVLRGASIDTNSGTNFLSLKDNVLYAYDRANFGRMFFEGDNYDVRGNEFYETWNQTFSTTGDNHVIVNNYFHDIGLTPLNRVLGTTGASDTAEDLLFSRNTVRKFSRSVFDGYPNNADISYNLFEQAGTLTLDTGVFDSDGGNGNSSQAQIHHNVFRDTDTHDIYMAFYGRNDNAVIHHNIIYDFQSAALEEFRAFGTNFRQVYHNTIISNTPPNGRIGSTLPDAVVQTRYNNNLQISLINTEALGVDTRGNHNFKPGDFVNFAGGDLRLQASSVAVDTGIVLPGINDGTHGSMVFGGEAPDAGALELGQAMWDVGHDSANPPNPNYSWTPLPGTNLASNSLLRDGMDDWTILAGTTDAQDRNSWNLQQSGAALTGSFRTKSIEFLPGAAISKTYTGLKPNTTYTFGAVARLANRLNNADDYDSSSGSITTGTHRGEDYITDMTAGEWVRYSDVDFGEPGQYDRLDFLQIRPPGKFETSIDNVGIQVRLGSPTGPLLTEIERVRTGTPGDRWRADRGEFSGVSGLQDLYVSVSGANSSNLGIGSFRLLKSGVPAEDRLTARISSPGSLTQVSRLGSEDWIGGYEEITFTTGPTATEATVEFSNDGRLNAYLDRVLLVESYSTRGDQPRDISSGAVGFRSIDATTAAVDGNLTDGLAATETVGGDHVGSWVQVDLGQQQAIYDISLAAPQTAPGRLSNFRVSVWSSDPQRGGTELWGQDFLTDSHSLDAGEVLKIQADSIGRDGQTRLNSAQGRFIRVQLLGPNSAGGNQIALGEIQINGYDLSNLTTTDSIASQSSTAGNNTADLAGDTAAGTYSETLASATNSWWQTRFVQSLGIGQIEITNRDNASFSDLSNFKVSVWDESPADGGTKLWEKDYFSTGSLGRGETLRIDGGEVSDTSTRRLGSVHTGRVVRIELLGTNKNGNGRLALENVRVAASFDSPSLGNVAQRGIASQKNDHYGDGGGRIGAGSAIDAIDGDISTVSNFTSAKSEPGVWWQVELPQETPVEQIVLYNRTDSASRLNNFNVTVWDGDPEGGGTELWGQTYNYSSSAPVFSTGSFIGAGGALIIDGSDTDGGLRLDDVQGARYVRVQLNTANILSLAEVQVWTPVDMVDLPGPTTSANLDLGTPFSPVHNSNWQGVSPTTYGDIWWYGQPNSDYQLAAPNNNINRDFVTSTEEATLNVRVQPGVYRVTLNMGDADNDRDNMQVWAESQLISNDIDSPAGQYSYVWENGASSTPREFDVEVYDGILSLKFDDTSDVAGAAPGWVLNRMSLTRVADLPTVVNPFLSQYDYDLGTSTSPLEGGFGLIKHDTYGDISWSGTVASENRNTGSDLNRDFVYGSSAATLEHSVSDGIWDVTVNLGDEDLARDNMMVSVEGLVQLADVDTAAGEYLETTFRVIVSDGSLSLQMDDNGGVDNEWVLNRLSLSKVNDLPIAPGDFNADLKVDGEDLSQWQTQYGTQGAADANLDGQVSGLDFLTWQRNFGIGVPIVTTLVDANIGNGSFEDHTGSTGLAVNENEQQALSTGGTPATIPSWTLNASTGIGGWKASDPNVASDGTAYAVAYDSAEVLLTSSTLTSHVTAEGDEYTLEFDTGSSNGAPRVYDARLIFNGVTRSLGSVIDTNTVSGIPSEFLMTRSIQYTAVAGDVGFSPIVEIFINNQGGLSKSYLDNVVLIVSQTATGPLEQSVASSTLSITSPSSVTSTTALNESEVIPDAAVAAYYELLTQGTKELSEARSQDSTIDPQVYSHSPDSPFVLLQPLRRSQLRPEWPDERDKTDAAEAEEVVDVVFSLDEWNPTF comes from the coding sequence ATGAAAAAAGCCAAGTCAACGCTGAGAAGACAACTTCGCTACGAACCGCTCGAACAGCGTCAGTTGTTAACGACTTTTTATGTCGACGACGTTGCCACCAACGGGGCTGGAACCTTTGCGAGCCCGTTCAATACGATCCAAGCGGGAGCGAATGCGGCCCATGCGGGCGATGCAGTGCTGATTCGGGGTGGCACGTATCGCGAGACAGTCAGTGTTCCTAGCAGCGGAACTTCAGCGGCCCCCATTACTTTTCGCGTCTACAACGACGAAGAGGTTGTCATCTCCGGTGGCGATTCAATCGGGGGATGGACGCTCGCCCCGACGGTTGGCCCAGACGTTTGGGTTGCGAATGCCCCCTGGAACACCAACGGCAACACCGACGCGAATACGTTCTTCGTCGATGGCGATATGAAATACGAGGCGCGGCTATTTGCCGAGAACGACTTTCTCGACCGCCACGACTGGGGACAACATTCGCGAAGCGATTTTGCGAGCGACTTCTCAAGCATCACGCTCTCACACCTCGCCGGCTATGGCGACGATTATTGGAATGGAGCGACGCTGAACTTCGTGCAGCAATCCGTGGAGATTGTTGACTACCAGTCAGCCACCGGCAAATTCACGTTTGCCAACAGTCTCAACCCGAGTGCGAAGAACGACTGGTACTTTCACTACATCAACGACACACTCAAGGTGCTCGACAAGCCGGGCGAGTGGCATAAGCAAGGCAGTTCCCTCTACTACAAGGCAGCTCCAGGGGAGAACCCGAATAATCTTGAAACCGAACTCAAGAGCCGCCCCTTCGCCTTTCAACTCGGTGGCCGGTCTCACATTACCCTCGAAGGGCTAGTCCTGCGGGGTGCGAGTATCGATACCAATTCGGGCACCAACTTTCTCTCCCTGAAGGACAATGTTCTCTACGCTTATGACCGTGCTAACTTCGGGCGGATGTTTTTCGAGGGCGACAATTACGATGTTCGCGGTAACGAGTTTTACGAGACGTGGAATCAGACGTTCTCCACCACCGGCGATAACCATGTGATCGTCAATAACTACTTCCATGACATCGGGCTGACGCCGCTGAATCGAGTTCTCGGTACCACAGGCGCTTCCGACACGGCGGAGGATTTGCTCTTTAGCCGTAACACTGTGCGTAAATTCTCGCGGAGCGTGTTCGATGGTTATCCCAACAACGCGGACATTAGCTACAACCTGTTCGAGCAGGCGGGGACGTTGACGCTCGATACGGGCGTTTTCGACAGCGATGGGGGTAACGGGAACAGTAGCCAGGCTCAGATTCATCACAACGTGTTCCGTGACACCGACACGCACGACATCTATATGGCGTTTTACGGACGCAATGACAATGCGGTCATTCACCATAACATTATTTACGACTTCCAGTCCGCGGCTCTCGAGGAATTCCGCGCCTTCGGAACGAATTTCCGACAGGTGTATCACAACACGATCATCAGCAACACGCCGCCCAACGGGCGAATTGGTTCGACCCTGCCCGACGCGGTAGTGCAAACGCGGTACAATAACAACCTGCAAATCTCGCTGATTAACACCGAAGCATTGGGCGTCGACACGCGTGGCAATCATAACTTCAAGCCTGGCGATTTCGTCAACTTTGCGGGTGGAGACTTACGCCTGCAAGCCAGCTCAGTGGCCGTCGATACTGGCATTGTGTTGCCGGGGATCAACGATGGCACACACGGGTCCATGGTATTTGGCGGCGAGGCCCCCGACGCGGGTGCGTTAGAACTGGGCCAAGCGATGTGGGACGTGGGGCACGATTCCGCCAACCCACCCAACCCCAACTACAGTTGGACGCCGCTACCGGGGACAAATCTGGCAAGTAACAGCCTGCTGCGAGACGGAATGGATGACTGGACCATCCTCGCCGGAACGACCGATGCTCAAGATCGAAACTCTTGGAACCTGCAACAGTCGGGCGCCGCGCTTACCGGATCCTTCCGCACGAAGAGCATCGAATTCTTGCCAGGGGCGGCAATCAGTAAGACCTACACGGGGCTCAAACCGAACACGACCTATACGTTCGGAGCGGTCGCCCGACTGGCCAATCGACTCAACAATGCTGACGACTATGACAGCTCCTCGGGATCCATCACCACCGGCACGCACCGCGGCGAGGACTACATTACCGACATGACTGCCGGAGAGTGGGTCCGCTACAGCGATGTCGACTTCGGCGAGCCAGGCCAGTACGACCGACTCGACTTTCTGCAAATCCGACCGCCTGGAAAGTTCGAGACGTCGATCGACAACGTCGGCATTCAAGTTCGCTTGGGTAGTCCCACAGGGCCACTGCTGACGGAGATTGAGCGTGTCCGAACCGGCACGCCGGGTGATCGCTGGCGAGCGGACCGAGGTGAGTTCTCTGGCGTTTCTGGTTTGCAAGATTTATATGTCTCGGTCAGCGGTGCCAATTCATCCAATCTGGGGATCGGTAGCTTCCGCTTGCTCAAGTCAGGCGTACCGGCGGAGGATCGGTTAACGGCTCGCATCAGCTCCCCGGGTTCTTTGACGCAAGTCTCGCGGCTGGGGAGTGAGGATTGGATTGGCGGATACGAAGAGATCACCTTCACGACCGGTCCGACCGCGACCGAGGCCACTGTGGAGTTCAGCAACGACGGTCGGCTCAATGCGTATCTCGATCGTGTGTTACTTGTCGAGAGCTACAGCACGCGCGGCGATCAGCCTCGCGATATTTCCAGCGGAGCAGTGGGCTTCAGATCGATTGATGCAACCACTGCGGCTGTCGATGGCAACTTGACCGACGGCTTGGCGGCCACGGAAACGGTCGGTGGCGATCATGTGGGAAGTTGGGTGCAGGTGGACCTCGGGCAGCAGCAAGCGATTTACGATATTAGCCTAGCGGCACCGCAAACCGCCCCCGGCAGGCTGAGCAACTTCCGTGTTTCGGTTTGGTCGAGCGATCCGCAAAGGGGCGGCACGGAATTGTGGGGGCAGGATTTTCTCACCGATAGTCACTCGCTCGACGCTGGTGAGGTGCTCAAGATTCAGGCCGACAGCATCGGACGCGATGGCCAAACGCGGCTCAACTCCGCACAGGGACGCTTCATTAGGGTTCAACTCTTGGGCCCCAACAGCGCCGGCGGCAATCAGATCGCGCTGGGCGAAATACAGATCAACGGGTACGACCTGAGTAATCTGACCACCACCGACAGTATCGCTTCTCAATCCTCAACGGCTGGCAATAACACCGCCGACTTGGCTGGGGATACCGCCGCGGGAACCTATTCGGAAACGCTCGCCTCTGCCACCAATAGTTGGTGGCAGACTCGCTTCGTGCAGTCGCTTGGGATCGGCCAGATCGAGATTACCAATCGCGACAATGCGTCGTTCTCCGACCTGAGTAACTTCAAAGTCTCCGTCTGGGATGAGAGCCCGGCCGACGGTGGCACGAAGCTTTGGGAGAAGGATTACTTTAGCACCGGCAGCCTCGGACGCGGGGAGACGCTACGAATCGATGGGGGCGAGGTGAGCGACACCTCAACGCGGCGGCTGGGCTCGGTTCACACGGGGCGCGTCGTGCGGATCGAGCTCTTGGGCACCAACAAGAATGGCAATGGGCGGCTTGCGCTGGAGAATGTCCGCGTTGCGGCCAGCTTCGACTCTCCGTCCTTAGGCAATGTCGCCCAGCGGGGCATCGCCTCCCAGAAGAACGATCATTACGGTGACGGTGGTGGGAGAATCGGTGCGGGCTCAGCCATTGATGCAATCGACGGAGATATTTCGACCGTGTCCAACTTCACTTCCGCCAAGAGCGAACCGGGGGTTTGGTGGCAGGTCGAGTTGCCCCAAGAGACACCGGTCGAGCAGATTGTCCTTTACAATCGCACCGACTCGGCAAGTCGGCTGAACAATTTCAACGTGACCGTCTGGGACGGCGATCCAGAGGGCGGGGGTACCGAATTGTGGGGCCAAACTTACAACTATTCTTCCAGCGCGCCGGTCTTCTCCACGGGCTCCTTCATCGGTGCTGGCGGGGCGTTGATCATCGATGGCAGCGATACTGATGGTGGACTCCGGTTAGACGATGTTCAAGGTGCCCGCTATGTGCGGGTGCAACTCAACACCGCCAATATTCTCTCGCTTGCCGAGGTGCAGGTTTGGACGCCCGTCGATATGGTTGATCTTCCCGGGCCAACCACTTCAGCCAACCTCGACCTGGGGACTCCCTTCTCCCCTGTTCACAACAGTAACTGGCAAGGCGTTTCGCCCACGACCTATGGTGATATTTGGTGGTACGGCCAGCCGAATTCTGATTACCAACTCGCAGCACCAAACAACAACATCAACCGCGATTTTGTCACTAGCACTGAGGAGGCGACACTCAATGTCCGCGTACAGCCCGGTGTCTATCGCGTCACGCTCAACATGGGCGATGCGGATAACGACCGCGACAATATGCAGGTGTGGGCCGAGTCGCAACTGATTTCCAACGACATCGACTCGCCCGCGGGGCAATACAGCTACGTGTGGGAAAATGGTGCTTCGAGTACGCCCCGCGAATTCGACGTCGAGGTTTATGATGGCATCCTCAGCCTGAAGTTCGACGACACGAGCGACGTAGCTGGTGCCGCCCCAGGTTGGGTGCTCAATAGAATGTCTCTCACTCGAGTGGCCGACTTACCCACCGTCGTCAATCCGTTTCTTTCGCAATACGACTATGACCTGGGCACCAGCACTTCACCTCTCGAAGGCGGCTTTGGGTTGATCAAGCACGACACCTATGGTGACATCAGCTGGAGTGGCACGGTAGCATCTGAAAACCGCAACACCGGCAGCGACCTGAACCGTGACTTCGTCTACGGCAGCTCAGCAGCAACATTAGAACATTCGGTCTCAGACGGCATTTGGGATGTCACGGTCAACCTGGGGGATGAAGATCTCGCCCGTGACAACATGATGGTTAGCGTTGAAGGGCTCGTGCAACTGGCCGATGTCGATACGGCGGCGGGTGAATACCTGGAAACAACCTTCCGAGTGATCGTCTCTGACGGCAGCTTGAGCCTGCAGATGGATGACAATGGGGGCGTAGATAACGAGTGGGTACTGAATCGTTTATCCCTATCTAAGGTCAATGATTTACCGATTGCTCCTGGAGACTTTAATGCCGATCTAAAAGTTGACGGTGAAGACCTCTCGCAGTGGCAGACTCAGTACGGAACGCAAGGTGCAGCTGATGCGAATCTCGATGGACAGGTGTCAGGGCTGGACTTCTTAACATGGCAGCGTAACTTCGGAATAGGGGTTCCAATCGTCACGACGTTGGTAGACGCCAATATCGGGAACGGTTCTTTTGAAGACCACACCGGATCGACAGGACTAGCGGTCAATGAGAATGAGCAGCAAGCGCTTTCCACCGGTGGTACACCAGCAACGATTCCAAGTTGGACGCTCAATGCCAGCACGGGCATCGGTGGCTGGAAGGCGAGTGACCCGAATGTCGCTTCTGATGGCACGGCTTACGCAGTTGCCTATGACTCGGCGGAGGTCCTACTCACTTCGTCGACGCTGACTTCTCATGTAACTGCTGAGGGAGATGAATATACGCTGGAATTCGATACCGGTAGTAGCAACGGTGCACCACGCGTCTATGATGCGAGGCTGATCTTTAATGGAGTAACGCGTTCTCTAGGTAGCGTCATCGACACAAACACGGTTTCTGGCATTCCCAGCGAATTCTTAATGACCCGCAGCATTCAGTACACGGCTGTGGCGGGTGATGTGGGATTTAGTCCGATTGTTGAGATCTTCATAAATAATCAAGGAGGACTTTCAAAGAGCTATCTCGACAATGTTGTGTTGATCGTAAGTCAAACAGCTACTGGACCGCTGGAGCAGTCTGTAGCTTCTTCTACTTTGAGCATCACATCGCCGTCGTCGGTTACATCGACTACAGCATTGAACGAATCGGAAGTAATCCCAGATGCCGCTGTTGCAGCCTATTATGAATTGCTGACACAGGGAACCAAAGAATTATCGGAAGCACGATCTCAAGATAGCACCATCGATCCCCAAGTCTATTCTCATTCTCCTGACTCACCTTTCGTGTTGCTCCAACCTCTGCGGCGTTCGCAATTGCGACCAGAGTGGCCAGACGAACGAGATAAGACAGACGCCGCTGAAGCTGAAGAAGTAGTTGATGTTGTATTTTCATTGGACGAATGGAATCCAACCTTCTGA
- a CDS encoding IclR family transcriptional regulator: MAETQKSQATSLHRGLSVLEFLATAQPSATIAELSERLGYPTASLYRIASVLTEMDYLGRDPTTKRYHLTNKMLRFGQPQSQQRGLVEAAAPALRGLWKSTGETSQICCLADTDTVVLEQLISVHPFKYSTNIGARTPSYSCAPGKAMIAWLPDELQESLITRLKYKRFTSTTITSRKHFREDIKAIRRRGYAIDDGEGLEGIRCVAAPILDGNACTAGAITIAAPASRLPDQTIQAVSKIVMQAAHAAGESYR; the protein is encoded by the coding sequence ATGGCTGAAACTCAAAAATCCCAAGCCACCAGCCTCCATCGCGGCCTGTCTGTCTTGGAGTTCCTAGCGACAGCTCAGCCCTCAGCCACGATTGCCGAGCTGTCGGAACGCCTCGGTTACCCAACCGCCTCTCTCTATCGCATTGCGTCTGTGCTAACCGAAATGGACTACCTCGGACGCGATCCGACGACGAAGCGATATCATCTCACCAATAAGATGCTCCGCTTTGGACAACCACAGAGTCAACAGCGCGGCTTGGTCGAGGCGGCAGCCCCAGCATTACGTGGGCTTTGGAAATCAACGGGCGAAACTAGCCAAATCTGCTGCCTTGCCGATACCGACACGGTTGTACTCGAACAGCTTATCTCTGTGCATCCGTTCAAGTATTCGACCAACATCGGTGCTCGAACTCCCAGCTACAGTTGTGCTCCCGGAAAGGCAATGATCGCCTGGCTGCCCGACGAACTACAGGAGAGTTTGATTACAAGGCTCAAGTACAAGCGATTCACTTCGACAACCATCACGAGCCGAAAGCATTTCCGAGAGGACATCAAAGCAATTCGTCGCCGAGGCTATGCGATTGATGATGGAGAAGGCCTGGAAGGCATTCGATGCGTTGCTGCGCCAATACTCGACGGCAACGCTTGTACTGCTGGAGCCATTACCATTGCGGCACCAGCTTCAAGGTTGCCGGATCAAACTATTCAGGCGGTAAGCAAAATCGTGATGCAAGCCGCACATGCCGCAGGCGAATCTTATCGATAG